From Aegilops tauschii subsp. strangulata cultivar AL8/78 chromosome 5, Aet v6.0, whole genome shotgun sequence:
GCGCGGGAGGTGGGACACGGGCCTTAGAGCAAATCCAACGCGCCCGACCATTTCGTGCGCGCGTGTATGATTAGATTGAAATGGATACAAAAGTCGTGTCAAGGCGTCAATTCAAACGGACGTGTGTTGGTTTTTTTAAGCCGCACGATCCATTGCTAGTTCAAATTTAGGCCTCGTTTACGTTAGCGCGGACACAAAACGGACGGGCGCGACGCCCGTCTACTCCTCCCCGGCCGGTCAGTCGGCGTCACAGCTAGCCCCATTTTCTTTCTTTCCCAAAAAATCCCGCCCGCTCGCGCTCTTGGCCGCTCACCATGGACGACGTGCCAATCCTCGACGCCAGAGCCGGCCTCACCTCCCTCACCTCCTCCGGCCTTGCCTTCGTCGCCTCCGCCAAAGGCAAGCCCGGCGTCGACGAAGAAGAAGTCGTTGACGGACGAACAACGGGTCGTGCAGTTGGCCAAGAGGAAGGGCCAGAGGCACACACAGGAATGCAAAGCTTGAAgccgcgtccgccgccgccctagCCGCCGCCGCACGGCAAGAGGAAAAAATTGCCAGAGTCGTTGCGGCAACAAGGGAGGCCCTGCTCTACCTAGGGTTAAACCCAGGCCAGCACGGGCTTGTCGCCCTTTCCTCGTGTGCCACTGCCAGAGTCGCCGCACACGTCTATCATGCCGCCGATTCCCGGCTTCCATTCCTACCCGCAAGCCTCCCATTTCTCCGGGGAGTAATATGGATTGAAGGGAGTACTATGTTAATAATGTTTTATCTACTCTTTTCGGATTAAATTTAATGAAAAATTCCTCGAATATTCTACGGTAGAAAGATGGATTTATGTCAACATATAGAGTAATAGTGATAATTAAGAAGATTTGGAGTGAGAAAAAAATGAACCGTCTTTAATTAGTACTAAAAAGTTACGAGGATGAATAGTCTTTAATTAATAGTAGTACAAAGAATACAAGGTTAATCAACTCTCATCATTTACATGTCCTACACGTTGATAAAGGGCGCGCCAGTGATGATCTCGGTGGCGGCGAGCGCAACGAGTCCGAGCATGGCGAAGCGGCCGTTCCAGAGCTCCGCGTTGGCGTTCATGATGGCGCCGGCTCTACCCTCAGCGCTCTCGCCCTGGAGCAACGGCACCAGCGACGCCACGGACAGCACCACCACAGAGTAGGCGAACCACGCCTGCCCGGTGCCACTGCCGAGCTGCGAGAGGAGCCCATCGCCGCGCCCTGCCTCCACCGCAAGCGCGGTCACGAAGCCTACCATGGCAAGGCGCCCGTTGATGCGCTCCGGCGCAGGGCCGCTGAACGCAAGCGCGTCCCAGATCGAGGTGCTCGCCTTGGGTTTGTTTGACGGTGGTGCGCTCGGGCCCTCGGTCTGTGCCCTGACGACAAGGGCGCGTCGGCCCAGCGCTGGCAGAGACCGGGCCCCAAAGCGGCCGG
This genomic window contains:
- the LOC109778070 gene encoding low molecular mass early light-inducible protein HV90, chloroplastic-like, producing the protein MATMMAMSSFAGAAVLPPGSAGRFGARSLPALGRRALVVRAQTEGPSAPPSNKPKASTSIWDALAFSGPAPERINGRLAMVGFVTALAVEAGRGDGLLSQLGSGTGQAWFAYSVVVLSVASLVPLLQGESAEGRAGAIMNANAELWNGRFAMLGLVALAATEIITGAPFINV